A DNA window from Jaculus jaculus isolate mJacJac1 chromosome 1, mJacJac1.mat.Y.cur, whole genome shotgun sequence contains the following coding sequences:
- the LOC123458476 gene encoding basic proline-rich protein-like: MLPPAPRRDPGPGTARRRPGGAEGRGRDAPGPGARGPGEAGREPRGRRGRARGPGARGPGESPARSRRAGVRGPGGSGAAGAGAAGGGERPRAPRSRGGSLPAPVPSGGRVCHCGPPPDGAAPAMPPPAPAPRPAVTPGPRGVVASERWARRPNGPGVRCGGGIRRDAPPPELPARTDRFGGSRAQRVREHGRPRPAQVGGVAVSRDSPGRPGPPPRADWPSRPSSARDCLGPATGFVRAATPPSRGAVDHVGTASSRPPGRRRFSIG, translated from the exons ATGCTGCCGCCCGCGCCGCGCCGCGACCCGGGCCCGGGGACCGCGCGGAGGCGGCCGGGGGGCGCGGAGGGCCGCGGCCGAGACGCGCCGGGGCCGGGGGCGCGCGGGCCGGGTGAAGCCGGGCGGGAGCCGCGAGGCAGGCGCGGGCGAGCGCGGGGGCCGGGTGCGCGCGGACCGGGCGAATCCCCCGCCAGGAGCCGGCGAGCTGGCGTGCGCGGGCCGGGGGGCTCCGGGGCGGCCGGGGCCGGGGCGGCCGGGGGCGGCGAGCGGCCTCGGGCCCCCCGCTCACGGGGAGGCTCCCTGCCCGCGCCCGTCCCCAGCGGTGGCCg GGTCTGTCACTGCGGGCCGCCCCCCGACGGAGCCGCCCCGGCCATGCCGCCGCCCGCGCCTGCGCCCAGGCCGGCCGTTACCCCGGGGCCGCGCGGCGTCGTCGCCTCGGAGCGCTGGGCGCGGCGCCCGAACGGGCCTGGCGTGCGGTGCGGCGGAGGGATCCGGAGAGATGCGCCGCCGCCGGAGCTGCCCGCGCGGACGGATCGGTTCGGCGGGAGCCGAGCGCAGCGCGTTCGCGAGCACGGGCGGCCGCGGCCAGCACAAGTGGGCGGGGTGGCCGTCTCTCGCGACAGCCCGGGCCGGCCGGGACCGCCCCCCCGCGCTGATTGGCCCAGTCGCCCGTCTTCGGCACGGGATTGTCTCGGTCCCGCCACGGGATTCGTCCGCGCCGCGACCCCGCCTTCCCGGGGGGCTGTCGATCACGTGGGGACCGCCTCCTCCCGCCCCCCCGGCCGTCGACGCTTCTCGATTGGTTGA